The DNA sequence TTCCCATGTTCTTGTGCATGCGAGTTATCATTGAGCAAATTTCGTGGATGTAAATTTACAATTGGCTGCTcatggaatataaaaatgatgttTGGATATAATTTTGTGGTTTAATCTTGTTTTTGAGTCGTGCTTGGATGCAATCTCCAggctttgaattttttatgtgACTCAACTTGAGTTCTCTTTGTGAGTGAATCAGTTCAAAACAGTGTGTGTGAATGTTCATTTTGAAGCTTCTATGCTAcatgagtatatatatttagactTCTGCAAATTGaccttttttccatttatatttttgtagggGCTCCAAGATATTTCCTACCTTTGTCAAATTCCTGTTGAGCAAGGATGCCAGTGATGGAACAGAACAAGCTCTGCTTGATGAACTGAAGGCGTTGGATGAGCACCTGAAGACTAAGGTGGTAAATTAGTTAATGTGTTAAGGATTCAATACTTCAGGAtggaattataatttataagtgTGCGATAGTAGATATAACTGGAATTGTTCGTCTTTGCTACTCAGGGACCGTATGTCAATGGAGGTAACATTTGTGCTGTTGATTTGAGTTTGGCACCGAAGCTTTACCATCTTGATGTGACACTTGGCCATTTCAAGGGTTGGACTATTCCCCAAAGCTTGACTCATGTGCATAAATACAAGGAGGTATTTTTCTTATGTTATTACTAAATCTGTTATTGTTtggtttcttcttcttttgtgCTATCTGGATTGATGTTCAAAACGTGTACTTATCTGACAACTTATTGGTTCTCAAGATATTGCTTTAAGTTATATAAAATGTGCTTCAAATACGGTGCAAAATCATGAATTCGTGGAGCTTATGTGGTCTGTGAAACTGGTATGAATCGTATGATACACCAACTGAAACTCGTCTTGCTATTTCACTATTACTCCTTTGGTAAGGTAAATGTGTCTCATTTTAAGATTGAACTTATACTTCACCTCAGCATCTCCCTGTAAATTGTCAATAATCGTTGTTCTGAGGAAGTTCTCTGAAACATTTTGCGTCACTTCAAACTTGTGCTGACGCCTAATTGTTACACAAGCCTTGATATATTATTGCATCCACAAAGTATTGCTGGGTACTATTCAAAGCTGAGCTGAAATGTGAATGATCATGAATTCTTAGTCAATGTACATAAAACCATCTCTAATGTGTCCCTCTCCCTCCCCACGACAGCTGCTGTATTCTCGGGAGTCTTTCAAGAAAACACAGGCTGCGAAGGAACATGTCATTGCTGGCTGGGCACCAAAAGTTAACGCATGAGTGTGTCTCTGATCCACCTACATCATAGAATCTGCTGGTATTGCTCCACTGACTACTTTGTTGTAGGAATTATGCAGGTATCCTAGAATGCTCCTTGCAAATAATAATGTCTATCTTGTTAGAAACGACGACGAACATGTATAAATGTTGTGGATCTGCTCATCATGATGTGTGGTTGATATAAGATTCTGTTTTATCATTCATCTTTTCCAGTTTCATTTTCTGCTAGAAAGAGCCAtctattgtttttttcttctttttttgatgAGTTAAGCAATGGATTATTCCCCCTAAACTATAGCCTGtttttgacatttcaatactACCCCAAAACTATAGTCTATTTTTGACATTTCTGaactactccataatttatttttgatagtATTTCCATACGTCTAAAGTTgacttcatttcatttatagacattacaatattttattttgaatatattaatttatttattctaccattttttcactcacaatacttttagtattaattattatcattactacttttaaaatcattatatacactatttgaataatataatcTTTTTTCTAGGACTATTTTTTTGAGACGAAAGGATATTTAAAGTTCaattattgattgatttttcatGGAATTGTAGTCACATGTATACAGGCAATATATGGAAAAGTATTTGatcaaatatttctttttcctaatgcaaataaacataattacaATACAGAAATATTACTAGACGAGTGCATAGCTGGAGTTCGAATTGCAttgtcaaaatataataatcattGAATGCAGTGTTTTTTTAACTTTCACGATTGAAAGTAGATAGAACATTAACTTCTTTTACATCTCaaactttattgattaaatatttgaagtaTAGGTTTCCACTACAATGAAGGtacacttaattttttatatttttattatagaattAATTACTCAGAATGGAAACACTTAATTGCAGATTTGCGTGTGTGATgtcactttttaattttggtgttAGTTGCCACCTACCTCTTCTATTCTGAcccatttaaataaataaattattaatgcgTAGGTGGCATGTTTTATTTGCcttctcaacaaaatcaacctcaaataaacaaattatattttatttaatgttgaCAGATctgaaaattaataattattttaatcacttGTTTGAGGTATGCTTTATGAGCTAAATTTTagtgattttattatttataatgtaCGGCGTAATTTCTAAAAGAATATATTCTGAGCTATTTTGACTTTATGACAATGATATCATTGAATTTAtgagtatattattaaaagGAATAATTCcatacaaatttataaaaactaaaaaatcgTGATATTATTAATAAGTTGGTGacaatacaaataatttttcaaatcaaatcaaatattcactcctTTCACTACGATTTCGGGTGTT is a window from the Salvia hispanica cultivar TCC Black 2014 chromosome 1, UniMelb_Shisp_WGS_1.0, whole genome shotgun sequence genome containing:
- the LOC125211838 gene encoding glutathione S-transferase DHAR2-like isoform X2 → MAVEICVKAAAGAPGILGDCPFCQRVLLTLEEKGIEYKQHLISFDAKPQWFLEVNPEGKVPVIKFGDGEWISDSDVIVGKLEEKYPNPSLSAPPEVSSVGSKIFPTFVKFLLSKDASDGTEQALLDELKALDEHLKTKGPYVNGGNICAVDLSLAPKLYHLDVTLGHFKGWTIPQSLTHVHKYKELLYSRESFKKTQAAKEHVIAGWAPKVNA
- the LOC125211838 gene encoding glutathione S-transferase DHAR2-like isoform X1, with the translated sequence MAVEICVKAAAGAPGILGDCPFCQRVLLTLEEKGIEYKQHLISFDAKPQWFLEVNPEGKVPVIKFGDGEWISDSDVIVGKLEEKYPNPSLSAPPEVSSVGSKIFPTFVKFLLSKDASDGTEQALLDELKALDEHLKTKVGPYVNGGNICAVDLSLAPKLYHLDVTLGHFKGWTIPQSLTHVHKYKELLYSRESFKKTQAAKEHVIAGWAPKVNA